The Blattabacterium cuenoti genome includes the window ATGGACAATGAAGCTTTAATAGATTCTTTTTCAGATTTTAAATATGAAAAAAATATAGATAGAGTAAGTCTTATGGCCATTTTAGAAGAATCTATCCGTTGTGTATTAAGAAAAAAATATGAATCATCAAAAAATTACGATATTATTGTAAACCCGGATCAAGGGGATTTAGAAATATGGAGAAATCGTGTAGTTGTAAAGGATGGAAAAATAAAAGATCTAAATAAAGAAATAGAACTATCTGTAGCTAGAAAAATAGAACCAGATTTTGAAATTGGAGAAGAAGTTACAGAAAAAGTAGAATTACAATCTTTAGGAAGAAGGGCCATTTTATCTCTAAAACAAAATTTACTATCTAAAATTAACGAATATGATAACACAAATACTTATAAAAAATTTAAGAATAAAATAGGTGAAATTATTAATGTAGAAGTTTATCATATTTTGCCAAAACAAATCATTATGAGAGATGATGAACAAAACGAAATGGTTTTACCTAAACAAGAACAAATTCCAAGTGATTTTTTTAGAAAAGGAGATCCAGTTAGAGCCTTAGTTAAACGAGTTGATTGGAAAGATCATAAACCTTTTGCAATTCTTACCAGAAAAGACGAATCTTTTTTAGAAGAACTTTTTAAATTAGAAATACCGGAGGTTTCTGATGGATTAATTACAGTAAAAAAAGTAGCACGTATTCCAGGAGAAAAAGCAAAAGTAGCTGTAGAATCTTATGATGATCGCATAGATCCAGTTGGAGCTTGTGTGGGAATGAAAGGTTCTAGAATTCATCCTATTGTTAGAGAATTAAAAAATGAAAATATAGACGTTATTAATTATACCTCTAATACACAATTATATCTCACACGATCTTTAAGTCCTGCTAAAGTTTCTATGATGGAAGTGAATGAAGAACATAAATATGTCAATGTATATGTAAAAATTGAAGAAATATCGAAAGCAATAGGAAAAGGGGGCCAAAATATAAAATTAGCCAGTCAATTAACTGGATATAAAATTCATATATTCAGGGATTTTCCTTATGAAGATGACGTAGAACTAACAGAGTTTTCTGATGAAATAGATTCAGAAGTTTTGGAAAAATTTCATAAAGCAGGGTTAAATACTGCAAAATCTGTATTAAACTATAGAAAAAATGATTTAAAAAAACGGACAAATCTTGAAGAAAAAATTATCAATAAAGTATTCACTATCTTGAGAAAAGAATTTGAAGAAGAATTAAATATAAACACATAATTTTTTTCTTTTTAATATTTTTGTTCTTAATACATTTTATATTTTGATATGACTGATAAAATCAGGTTAAAAACAGTATTAACCAAATTTAATATTTCCTTACAAAGAGTAATTAGTTTTTTACATAAAAAAGGAATAAAAATAGAAAATAATCCTAATACAAAAATAGAAGAAAAAGTATATAAGTCTCTTGTTCGAGAATTTCAAACTTACAAAGAAATACGAGATGCATCTGAAAAAGTTTTTTTGCAAAAAAGAATGGAAAAAGAAAAAATAAAAGAAGAATTATTAAAATCAAAAGACATTCGAAATGATCAAGTTATACGTGCTAAATCAGAAAAATTAATTGAATTCAAAAAAATAGGAAAAATAGATATTATTGATACATCATTATATGGTACTCAAGAAGAAAAAAAAAATAATTTACATCAACATAATAAAGAAAAAAAAATAGAATACGGATTTAAAAATCATAACAAACCTGAACATATTGATACTATCTATCAAAAATTAGATGGAGTTATGTTAACAGGAGATAGAATAGATCTATCTCAATTTGAAAAGAAAAAAACAAGATCAGAAATTAAAAAGAAACGAAAAAGAATTCAAAAAGAAATTTTCATTGAAGAAATGAAAAATATTTCTACAAGAAAAAAACAAAATAAAGAAAAAGAAAGAAAATCTTCCTTTCATAAGAATAAACATTCGAATGAAAAAAAAATAGATAAGCCTAAAAATAAAAAAAAGCCCCAAAAATCGGGAATTACTGATGAACAAATCAAAAAACAAATTAAAGAAACTTTGGAAAAGTTATCTTCTAAAGGAAGAAAATCAAGAGCATCAAAAATTAGAAAAGAAAAACGTCAATTCAAAAAAGAAAAAATACTTCTGAAAAATGAAATAGAAAATAAAAAAGAGGAAAAAATTCTAAAACTAGCTGAATTCACTACAGTGAATGAATTGGCATCTATGATGAAAGTCAATGCTAATGATGTGATTGTATCTTGTATGTCTTTAGGAATTATGGTGACGATGAACCAAAGATTAGATGCGGAAATATTAACTTTAGTTGCAGATGAGTTCGGTTTTAATGTAAAATTTGTTGGACTAGATTTAGAAGAAGCCATTCAAGATGATAAAGATTCAGAAAAAGATTTAAAACCTAGACCTCCTATTATCACTGTTATGGGACATGTAGATCATGGAAAAACGTCTTTGTTAGATCATATTAGAAACACGAATGTCATTGCAGGTGAAGCAGGTGGTATTACTCAACATATAGCCGCTTATAGTGTAGAATGTTCCAATCATCAAAACATTACTTTTTTAGATACTCCAGGTCATGAAGCTTTCACTGCTATGCGTGCAAGAGGAG containing:
- the nusA gene encoding transcription termination factor NusA, translated to MDNEALIDSFSDFKYEKNIDRVSLMAILEESIRCVLRKKYESSKNYDIIVNPDQGDLEIWRNRVVVKDGKIKDLNKEIELSVARKIEPDFEIGEEVTEKVELQSLGRRAILSLKQNLLSKINEYDNTNTYKKFKNKIGEIINVEVYHILPKQIIMRDDEQNEMVLPKQEQIPSDFFRKGDPVRALVKRVDWKDHKPFAILTRKDESFLEELFKLEIPEVSDGLITVKKVARIPGEKAKVAVESYDDRIDPVGACVGMKGSRIHPIVRELKNENIDVINYTSNTQLYLTRSLSPAKVSMMEVNEEHKYVNVYVKIEEISKAIGKGGQNIKLASQLTGYKIHIFRDFPYEDDVELTEFSDEIDSEVLEKFHKAGLNTAKSVLNYRKNDLKKRTNLEEKIINKVFTILRKEFEEELNINT
- the infB gene encoding translation initiation factor IF-2, encoding MTDKIRLKTVLTKFNISLQRVISFLHKKGIKIENNPNTKIEEKVYKSLVREFQTYKEIRDASEKVFLQKRMEKEKIKEELLKSKDIRNDQVIRAKSEKLIEFKKIGKIDIIDTSLYGTQEEKKNNLHQHNKEKKIEYGFKNHNKPEHIDTIYQKLDGVMLTGDRIDLSQFEKKKTRSEIKKKRKRIQKEIFIEEMKNISTRKKQNKEKERKSSFHKNKHSNEKKIDKPKNKKKPQKSGITDEQIKKQIKETLEKLSSKGRKSRASKIRKEKRQFKKEKILLKNEIENKKEEKILKLAEFTTVNELASMMKVNANDVIVSCMSLGIMVTMNQRLDAEILTLVADEFGFNVKFVGLDLEEAIQDDKDSEKDLKPRPPIITVMGHVDHGKTSLLDHIRNTNVIAGEAGGITQHIAAYSVECSNHQNITFLDTPGHEAFTAMRARGAQITDIAIIVIAADDQVMTQTKEAISHAQAANVPILFVFNKMDKPNANPDKIREQLANLNFLVKEWGGKYPTQEISAKLGTGIDQLLKKVLLVAQSLNLKANPNKLSIGTVIEASLDKGRGYITTLLIQGGTLKVGDYLLAGSHHGKVKSILDERGKSIFLAGPSKPITILGLNGAPTAGDKFKVFQDEKEAKQLAYRREQLQREQNIRSQKHLTLDEIGRRIALGDFKELKILIKGDVDGSVEAIADALQKLSTNTIMVNIIYKGVGQITESDVLLASASDAIIIGFNVRPNIGSKNIAKKENIEIRTYSIIYDVTNDIQEAMDGMLSPEIRERILGNAEIREIFKMPKAGTIAGCMVIEGKLFRQAKVRLIREGIVIHNGEFTSLKRFKEDVKEVSKGYECGLGIKNYHNLKSGDMIEVYEELYESQKN